The Arachis ipaensis cultivar K30076 chromosome B10, Araip1.1, whole genome shotgun sequence DNA window gacccaggcCCGACCCgaaaatatataccgggcctatttgttagacccgaacccgaccctaaacccgatgaaacctatacactttcgggccacgattataccgggtgaaaaccgggccgttaacattatattaccttgataccttcttgtaagttagcatgtaaaagtatccaaattttcaagactccaaccattatttgacatggtaaaattcacttagaaaaatataataagaactaaCTATTCtgtaaaattaaagtataaccataatcaatactaatattgcctaataacaccgaatatttaaatcaatacaaataacacaagattatgcattagtctaaagtcttatgcattttaaaaataaaacattaacttatagtcttatatataatgactaataacacaaaatattaaagtttacaatacttaaatttcacataataatagccatcatccatcactaataacacaaaatattaattgtgtatgataaccgggccaccgggccgatttcgggtgacccgagctatggcccggacccgacccgaaataatgaccgggtctacttttgagacccatacccggccctagacccgatgaaatcacatcaaattaaCTCCtgaagtgttcgggaccgggccgggtcttcgggccgggtcgggccatgcacacccctaacgTCGGCCATGCAGGCTCCACCGCAGGCCGCCGCCTCCATTGCGCCGTTCGTGCGCCGCCCTTCCTCCCACCGATTCGACTCCTCCTCCACTTCCATCTCTGGCCGCTATGCATTCGGTTTCGAAGCCCACGGAGCAGATTCGCAACCTCGTCTAGCCGAAGTTGTCGTTGCGTGGCTGCTCCGTCGCTGGATCTCCTCCCATGCTTCCATGCGTCGACGTCAACGCTCTCCACCCCACAAATGTGCTCGATATTCAATTCACTGGATAtatagatggttattttaattcttaattggatagttattttgtttgattcagtttaagtatatacaattaaCAAATGTTGGATGGTCATTTCATTAGGTAaccggatgattattttaataactatGTGAATGGTTGTTTGATGACGATCCCGTGACGATGATGGGGAGGGGGCTACATGGGGGTGGANNNNNNNNNNNNNNNNNNNNNNNNNNNNNNNNNNNNNNNNNNNNNNNNNNNNNNNNNNNNNNNNNNNNNNNNNNNNNNNNNNNNNNNNNNNNNNNNNNNNNNNNNNNNNNNNNNNNNNNNNNAAGAGGGTGTTTAGTTGAATTCCTTCGATAAATTAGAGATGAAATggttaattttttgaaataactgTTTGGGTTTTTTTTCCTTATATTGGGCCAAATTCAAAGCACATTGTTCACATTGTTAAGATTTTTCATTGTCTCCCTAACAGAGTTGTTATAAAAATATGTACTCGTACACATCCCGGATGCTGAGGGCCATATTAAAATTGAGCATGTCTCGGCATCTGAGATCTCGTGCTATGACCGGGCAACGCCGAGACATATCTTGGGTGCCCCAAGGATTTGTGTTACCATAAAGATCGGAGACTGAGCACCCGAGATATATGGAAACTAAGAAAAGGATCTCAGCACCCGAGATAAATACAACTTCTTAATTGGAGTCTCAGCATTCGAGATATAGTCAAGGGTATAATTTGGGTCTCAGCACCCGTGATATGTGTATTATGATTTAGGTGTCTTTACACCCAAGATATACTGGAGAATAACTCTATTTATAAAGCTCATTCCTCAACCATCTCTCACAATTCACATAtcaatcttttcttcttcttctttccatttTGTTCAGATGGAGAATAATCAATTCTTTTTTGTTGTGGTTTATCCCAATGAGATAGTCAAACACGACGATGAAGGAGTAATTTTCGAGTCTGATAAGACTGTCATGTTGCGCACCAACCACGTTGATACCTTACATGCGCTAAAAACAGTCATACTAAGTAATATGGAGGAAATATGTACCAAGGAGGTTGGGCAGGTTGCATATATATTTTTGCACGTGTTTTCGAACGATGGATTTATCAATAGGTCATTTTGGATTGATGGGGATTAGCATGTGAGGATAATGTTTAACGTACATGCACGCCTAATGCCACAACATATGATGGAGTTGTATACTGCGGTCTGTGACGTGGTTGTTGGTGGTGGCCATCTTCTTTGAGTCCTGAAGTTGTCCCATTGGAGACCACACCGATCCACTATGCCTAACCTCATGATAGTGTTGACGAGTACGACAATGAGGGCGATTCAACTTATGTTGCTGGGTCCGGGTCGTCTAGCGATACTGCTTTCGCTTATGAGTATGTGCTGGAAACTCCCACCGGCGATGTTGGTCGGCTTCTCCTGCCTCCCTCTTTAGCCATTCCTCGATTATCAGAAGTTCCTAGTCATTATCTCACTTTGAATTTGAACACAATGCAGCCGGAAGATCTTTTGAATGCCGATGACTGGGAGGATTACAATATGGATGGTGGGGTGGAATTTCAAGTTGACCATAGATTCAGGAACTATGATGTAGTTCTAATGGCGGTGAAGAACTATAGTATTCGATGAAATGTGGAGTACAGAGTTTTAGAGTCGAATAGACTTAAATACCACTGTCGTTGCAAGCAATTCACCAACAGTTATCCATGAATTCTTCGTGTGGCACTACGCCAGAACTTGAATTATTGGTAATGTTAGGATTTATTTTGGATGCATTAAAGTCTATTACGTTAATTTTGTGTTTTACTAAATGTTGACATCTACGAGTAATTTGTAAGGAGATGCATAAGTTTGATGGAGCATACACCTCTTTGACACCAATCATGCCTCAAGATCATGCTCAACTAAATAGTAGTTTAATTTGCAAGTACtgaaaaagatttatttggagaagaagataaagaagaatggtAGAAAATAATAGCAGGCATTAATTGTGAACCTTAACTCTTCATCATCCTCAAGAAGTTCTTCTCAATCTGCATCTTTACCACCCTACCACCTATCACAATTTCAagtctaaaactaaaattttagtctatatttttaaaaattttaatatttttttttaaaattaagaaaATTTTAGTAGATATTATTCCATAGCCATATTTACCTTGAATCAAATAGAATATTAAGATATAATTCAGTTATGTATATTTTATACTAAATATAAGATACACTTTATATCAAATATAATACATAAACTTAATTTACTCTCAGTATCTATCTCTCTTCCAAATGCAGCCttataatatattattttgaTTACAAGCACTACAACATAGataaaaaccatgaccatagatacATAATCATGCCAGAATAGATTTAAGTTAAAAAATTGTGACCTAAAGTAAAAAATAGTAatcataaaatatatggtcacgctttttattaaatatatggtCACGCGCCGTGATCATAAACAAAAAATGTACATAGAAGATTACTCAATGGTGTTacatttttaattctaaatcataaattatatatttaaacaTTAAATTGattaatataaattaaacaaaagttggttatttatattttttttatttaattaatattttattatttaaaagggATAACTCGTAAAGTAAAACTAATGATATATcctttgaaataaataattttgttaatGATATAAAGTTGctttacatatataaatatatataccaAGTCATTGATTTACCCAACTTCATGTTGAATAGAATAACCTCAGAAAATGAAAGGATGATGGATGGATTAATTAGTAGTTTAGTACAGAAAATGGCTACAACATAGCAGAAGATGCACGTGATTGACTCTCTTATTACTGCATTGTCATTAGCAGTGTTCCCAACTTCCCATTGAAtgataaaaaaagaaacaaataaagaaaagaaagagtgaGTTGCCAAACTAAGCAGCTATATGGAGGGGAATAACACGCACAGGTTGAGCCTTCTCCAAAGTAAGACCAAACTTTTCATCCATGTCCATATCCTCAGCTTCAAGCTTCCAATCAAAACAGTTGATAAACAAACCCAACATCAAGAACAACATCCTCATGGCCAACGGCAAACCGGGGCATATCCTTCTTCCAGCACCAAACGGCGTGAGCTCGAAATTGCGGCCTCTGAAGTCGATCTGGGATCCTAAGAAGCGCTCAGGCGAGAACACATGCGGATTTTCCCACACGTTTGGATCCCTTCCAATAGCCCAGACGTTAACAAGAACTTGTGCCCCCTTTGGCACCGTGTATCCCTGGATCTCAACATCCATTTCTGCTTGGCGAGGGAGCAGCAGGGGAACTGCCGGGTGCTTTCGGAGTGTTTCTTTTATTACTGCCTGCAAGTACGGCAGTCTTGCCATGTCTGATTCTTCCACTACCTTACCTTTTCCAACTATTTCCTCTAGTTCTGACTTCGCCTTTGACATCACCTTTGGATTGTGCAGTAACTCTGCCATCGCCCATTCCACTGTAGATGTTATTGTGTCTGTTCCAGCCAGAAACAAGTCCTATACTAACACAATAATGCAATCAATTACAAGTGTATCTCTGAAAAGAAAAATGGTAATCGGAGGATGAGAAAGACTCCAAAaccagcacttttattaaaatttagccaGGATTTAACCATCAAGAAAAGAATGTGTAATTCCATACCAATGGATATAATCTCACGCCATTAAAAATGGTGGAAACTTAGATGCAatcgatttcacgtgaagttgatacatCAGAACAGTTAgataatttgattgatttgactaaattttcatctaactaCTATTAGGTATCAACTTCATGTAACTTCCCTGAGTTTTCACCGTTAAAAATACTAATGATAACTAATTGATCACAAAATGTGTTCATCCAACTGTTAGAAGATAGCATACCAGCGAGAGACGCTCAATCTTGTCCTTATACATGTCTTGAGCATTGTCATTGTGGAGCATGAGATCCAATACATCATTCCTGGGACAGTAACCACCGTCACTCCGGAGGCGCAACCTCTCACGAACCAACCCTTTAAAGATTTCCAGCAGCCTGCCAAAGTAATTGCCCGTCCTCCTCCTTATGCCCTGGGGGTCCACCGCCTTCAGCAGCGGAAAACAATCCGCCACGTTGGGCCTCCCAACCTCTTTCATTATGTTGGTCACCAGCTGCTTGAACTCCCCCGCCACGTCGGACGACCTAACAAGGTCCTGAGAGTAGAAGGTGTTGGACAACAAGTTGATTGTGGTCATGAAAGCGAGCCTACCAATATCCACTACTTGGCCTCTGGAGCTGCTGTCTTGAACGTCCGCCAAAAGTTGTCTTATCTTTCTTTGCCTCAGCTCTTGGCTGGCGTCCAGGTTCTTGTTGGAGAAGATCAAGTTGTTGCATGTCTTTCTCAAGTCTCGCCAGCGTGGCGAAACCGGAATAAACGGGAGGCTGTAAGCGTCGTGGCCGGCGCCTTTCATTGCATCTGGCATCTTCCGGTTCGAAAGGTGCTGGTCGTGGATTTGGAGGGCTGACTTGGCTGTTTCGGCGGAGGACATGACGACGGTGGTTACTTGGCCTAGCTGGAGGCGCATGATTGGGCCGTGGATGGTGGCGAGAGTGGCGAGAGTTTGGTGTGGCTTATTGCCGAGCTGAAGGAGGTTTCCGAAGATGGGGATGCCCTTGGGTGCTGGTGGAAGCTTGTGTTTTGATGGTTTGGTGGAAAGGGAACGACCAAAGAGATGGACGACGGTTACCGTTAACAGGAACAGGAGTACGGAACTCATCACTGCGTCCATGTTATTCTACCCAGATCTGTGTGTTTGAGATAGACAGAAAGAGGTGGTGGTGGAGT harbors:
- the LOC107624270 gene encoding geraniol 8-hydroxylase-like, whose protein sequence is MDAVMSSVLLFLLTVTVVHLFGRSLSTKPSKHKLPPAPKGIPIFGNLLQLGNKPHQTLATLATIHGPIMRLQLGQVTTVVMSSAETAKSALQIHDQHLSNRKMPDAMKGAGHDAYSLPFIPVSPRWRDLRKTCNNLIFSNKNLDASQELRQRKIRQLLADVQDSSSRGQVVDIGRLAFMTTINLLSNTFYSQDLVRSSDVAGEFKQLVTNIMKEVGRPNVADCFPLLKAVDPQGIRRRTGNYFGRLLEIFKGLVRERLRLRSDGGYCPRNDVLDLMLHNDNAQDMYKDKIERLSLDLFLAGTDTITSTVEWAMAELLHNPKVMSKAKSELEEIVGKGKVVEESDMARLPYLQAVIKETLRKHPAVPLLLPRQAEMDVEIQGYTVPKGAQVLVNVWAIGRDPNVWENPHVFSPERFLGSQIDFRGRNFELTPFGAGRRICPGLPLAMRMLFLMLGLFINCFDWKLEAEDMDMDEKFGLTLEKAQPVRVIPLHIAA